A portion of the Fusobacterium nucleatum genome contains these proteins:
- a CDS encoding BamA/OMP85 family outer membrane protein, which yields MKKILIALLFVISLTSFSTMVNLPIKSVEVVNNQQVPASLIKNTLKLKEGAKFSTEALLADFNALKETGYFEDVILQPVSYDGGVRIVVDVVEKENVVDLLKEKGVAINTLREDTDKSIVLSSVKFTGNKRVTTSELLDITQLKAGEYFSRSRVEDAQRRLLATGKFSEVRPDAQVANGKMALSFEVVENPIVKSVIITGNNTIPTSTIMSELTTKPGSVQNYNNLREDRDKILGLYQAQGYTLVNITDMSTDENGTLHISIVEGIVRRIEVKKMVTKQKGNRRTPNDDVLKTKDYVIDREIEIQPGKIFNVKEYDATVDNLMRLGIFKNVKYEARSIPGDPEGIDLILLIDEDRTAELQGGVAYGSETGFLGTLSLKDSNWRGKNQQFGFTFEKSNKNYTGFALDFYDPWIKDTDRVSWGWGAYRTSYGDEDSILFHEIDTIGFRTNIGKGLGKNFTLSLGTKVEYIKEKHEDGKLRQANNGKWYYKEKNKWREIEGVDDKYWLWSIYPYISYDTRNNYLNPTSGFYGKFQVEAGHAGGYKSGNFGNATLELRTYHKGLFKNNIFAYKVVGGVATNNTKESQKFWVGGGNSLRGYDGGFFKGSQKLVATIENRTQLNDIIGLVVFADAGRAWKQNGRDPSYTRDNSRFGHNIGTTAGVGIRLNTPIGPLRFDFGWPVGNKMDDDGMKFYFNMGQSF from the coding sequence TTCCAGCTAGCTTAATAAAGAATACTTTAAAGCTAAAAGAAGGAGCTAAGTTTTCAACAGAAGCTTTATTAGCTGATTTTAATGCCTTAAAAGAAACAGGTTATTTTGAAGATGTAATTCTTCAACCAGTTTCTTATGATGGTGGAGTAAGAATAGTTGTGGATGTTGTTGAAAAAGAAAATGTTGTAGATTTATTGAAAGAAAAAGGTGTTGCAATAAACACTTTAAGAGAAGATACAGATAAATCAATTGTACTCTCATCAGTAAAATTTACTGGAAATAAAAGAGTTACTACATCAGAACTTTTAGATATTACACAATTAAAAGCAGGGGAGTATTTTTCAAGAAGTAGGGTTGAAGATGCTCAAAGAAGATTATTAGCGACTGGAAAATTTTCAGAAGTTAGACCAGATGCACAAGTAGCAAATGGAAAAATGGCTTTATCATTTGAAGTAGTTGAAAATCCAATAGTAAAAAGTGTAATAATCACAGGAAATAATACTATACCAACAAGTACTATTATGTCAGAATTGACTACTAAACCTGGTTCAGTCCAAAATTATAACAATCTAAGAGAAGATAGAGATAAAATTTTAGGATTGTATCAAGCCCAAGGATATACTTTAGTAAATATAACAGATATGTCAACTGATGAAAATGGAACTTTACATATTTCAATAGTTGAAGGTATTGTAAGAAGAATTGAAGTTAAAAAAATGGTTACAAAACAAAAAGGTAATAGAAGAACACCTAATGATGATGTTTTGAAAACTAAAGACTATGTTATAGACAGAGAAATAGAAATACAACCTGGAAAAATATTTAATGTTAAAGAATATGATGCAACAGTTGATAACTTAATGAGATTGGGAATATTCAAAAATGTTAAATATGAAGCAAGATCAATTCCAGGAGATCCAGAAGGAATAGATTTGATACTTTTAATAGATGAAGATAGAACTGCTGAATTACAAGGTGGGGTTGCTTATGGTTCTGAAACAGGATTTTTAGGTACTTTATCATTAAAAGATAGTAACTGGAGAGGTAAAAATCAACAATTTGGTTTCACATTTGAAAAATCAAATAAAAATTACACAGGTTTTGCATTAGATTTCTATGATCCTTGGATAAAAGATACAGATAGAGTATCTTGGGGATGGGGAGCTTACAGAACTAGTTATGGTGATGAAGATAGCATACTATTCCATGAAATAGATACAATAGGTTTCAGAACTAATATAGGTAAAGGACTTGGTAAGAACTTTACACTTAGTTTAGGAACAAAAGTTGAATACATTAAAGAAAAACATGAAGATGGAAAATTAAGACAAGCAAATAATGGTAAATGGTATTATAAAGAAAAGAATAAATGGAGAGAAATAGAAGGTGTAGATGACAAATACTGGTTGTGGAGTATCTATCCTTATATCAGTTATGACACAAGAAATAACTATCTAAATCCTACATCTGGATTCTATGGAAAATTTCAAGTTGAAGCTGGACATGCTGGTGGATATAAGTCAGGAAACTTTGGAAATGCTACTTTGGAATTGAGAACATATCATAAAGGATTATTTAAAAATAATATATTTGCTTACAAAGTTGTAGGAGGAGTAGCTACTAACAATACAAAAGAAAGCCAAAAATTCTGGGTTGGTGGAGGAAATTCACTAAGAGGATATGATGGAGGATTCTTTAAAGGAAGCCAAAAACTTGTGGCAACTATTGAAAATAGAACACAACTTAATGATATTATAGGACTTGTTGTATTTGCTGATGCAGGTAGAGCATGGAAACAAAATGGAAGAGATCCTAGTTACACAAGAGATAATAGTCGTTTTGGACATAACATAGGGACAACTGCTGGGGTTGGAATCAGACTTAATACTCCAATTGGACCATTAAGATTTGACTTTGGTTGGCCAGTAGGAAATAAAATGGATGATGATGGAATGAAATTCTACTTCAATATGGGACAATCATTCTAA